One Priestia aryabhattai DNA segment encodes these proteins:
- a CDS encoding MBL fold metallo-hydrolase — protein sequence MKISKGVEMLHLEFHGNIIHPTLLWDQEMAVLIDTGFPGQIEDLCLAMDAVGVSFDKLKVIILTHQDLDHIGSVPEILQECGSNIKVYAHELDKPYIQGELPLLKEGHLENLPKGRVDDTLKDGQELPYCGGIRVIHTPGHTPGHISLYLRQSKTLVAGDSMYSVNGIIGGIHAPTTLDIKVAQLSLEKYLDLDIESMICYHGGLIKLNINDQIQKVISY from the coding sequence ATGAAAATTTCTAAGGGAGTGGAGATGCTCCATCTTGAATTTCATGGGAATATTATTCATCCAACTCTTTTGTGGGATCAAGAAATGGCAGTTTTAATTGACACCGGATTCCCGGGACAAATTGAAGATTTGTGCTTGGCAATGGATGCAGTAGGAGTATCGTTCGACAAACTAAAAGTTATAATTTTAACTCATCAGGATCTGGACCATATAGGCAGTGTTCCTGAGATATTACAGGAGTGTGGAAGTAATATTAAAGTATATGCTCATGAGTTGGATAAGCCTTATATCCAAGGGGAATTACCTCTATTGAAAGAAGGGCACCTAGAGAATCTCCCGAAGGGTAGAGTGGACGATACCTTGAAAGATGGTCAAGAATTACCGTATTGCGGGGGAATTCGGGTCATCCATACTCCAGGGCATACGCCTGGCCATATCAGCTTATATTTGAGGCAAAGTAAAACACTCGTTGCTGGGGATTCGATGTACAGTGTAAATGGAATAATTGGAGGAATTCATGCCCCAACAACACTTGATATAAAGGTGGCTCAACTCTCTTTAGAAAAATATTTAGATCTTGATATTGAATCTATGATTTGTTATCATGGAGGATTAATTAAATTAAATATTAATGATCAGATTCAAAAAGTAATTTCATATTAA
- a CDS encoding acyl-CoA reductase, with amino-acid sequence MRETAGYLPDIGEEFEKKVLLFRDKEEVLEVEIPLLTEEQMDKVIQKVKKASAETLKSFSVMELVKIIDQVIDRLLDRNTSCRQKAEKLLPIVTGYSEELIRLGLTSYLKNFRKHELQRFLIEDLGNLSLLDEFQPRVKGGFSKAIGPDLITHIWSGNVPGLPLWSFISGLLVKAGNVGKVPSAEPLFAGWFARLLVEIEPRLSDCFAVVWWKGGNEERERSLFKQTDVVVGYGGNESLQSIQSRIPITTRFLPFGHKISFGVVSKSSLDSHKAWHSARQAALDVVRYDQQGCYSPHLFYVQNGGNISPREFARYMAHELDNFEKRFPRRSLSMEESASLASWRQREEMDIYSNPYKEVLGNAANDWTVVYEENDISFSPSCLNRMIRVIAFERIEDIIPSIAPNRSFLQTVGIATSPKELFHWAELLGKIGLTRITALGNMTSPEAGWHHDGRFNLLDLIHMVDIESSAEEESERFAPYVD; translated from the coding sequence ATGAGAGAAACTGCAGGGTATCTCCCAGATATAGGAGAAGAATTTGAGAAAAAAGTTTTGCTGTTCAGAGACAAAGAGGAAGTATTAGAGGTGGAAATTCCACTTCTTACAGAAGAACAGATGGATAAGGTTATCCAGAAAGTCAAGAAGGCGAGTGCTGAGACGTTAAAATCTTTCTCGGTTATGGAGCTTGTGAAGATCATAGATCAAGTCATTGATAGATTACTTGATCGAAATACATCTTGCCGTCAAAAGGCGGAAAAGCTTTTACCTATTGTAACCGGCTATAGTGAGGAGCTAATTCGACTCGGTCTTACTTCTTACTTAAAAAACTTTCGAAAACATGAACTGCAACGTTTTCTTATTGAGGATTTAGGAAATCTTTCTTTACTCGATGAATTTCAACCTCGAGTAAAAGGGGGTTTTTCAAAGGCAATTGGACCGGATCTTATTACTCATATTTGGTCAGGAAATGTCCCGGGCTTACCATTATGGAGTTTCATCTCTGGTTTATTGGTTAAAGCAGGAAATGTCGGAAAAGTCCCAAGTGCTGAGCCTTTATTTGCTGGCTGGTTTGCTAGATTATTAGTGGAAATAGAACCGCGTTTATCAGACTGTTTTGCGGTGGTTTGGTGGAAAGGCGGCAACGAAGAGCGAGAACGTTCTCTATTTAAACAAACAGACGTTGTAGTTGGTTATGGGGGGAATGAATCATTGCAATCTATTCAAAGTCGTATTCCCATTACTACTCGTTTCTTGCCATTTGGACATAAAATCAGTTTTGGAGTCGTTTCTAAATCTTCCCTTGATTCTCACAAAGCTTGGCATTCCGCACGTCAAGCAGCTCTAGATGTGGTTCGTTATGATCAGCAAGGTTGTTATTCTCCCCATCTCTTTTATGTACAAAATGGGGGAAATATCTCTCCGAGAGAGTTTGCAAGGTATATGGCTCATGAACTAGATAACTTTGAAAAAAGGTTTCCACGCCGTAGTCTTTCAATGGAAGAGTCTGCATCATTAGCATCATGGCGCCAAAGAGAAGAGATGGATATTTATTCTAACCCTTATAAAGAGGTATTAGGGAATGCTGCAAATGATTGGACAGTTGTTTATGAAGAGAATGACATAAGTTTTAGTCCCAGCTGTTTAAATCGTATGATAAGAGTGATTGCATTTGAAAGAATAGAAGATATTATTCCTTCTATTGCACCTAACCGGTCTTTTCTACAAACGGTTGGTATAGCAACAAGCCCGAAAGAACTTTTTCATTGGGCAGAATTATTAGGAAAAATAGGACTCACACGTATTACAGCATTAGGAAATATGACGTCTCCAGAAGCTGGCTGGCATCACGATGGTCGATTTAATTTACTAGATTTGATTCATATGGTAGATATAGAATCTTCTGCTGAAGAGGAAAGTGAGAGATTTGCTCCTTATGTGGATTAG
- a CDS encoding DinB family protein has product MKHQTLSLYDYHVWANQRIFEHLKELPQDIYQKEIQSVFSSISEVLAHIYTADTTWLSVMSGDGFDEITKLRNQLREKTKGKSIEEMETMFFNLSERFKAFFDRQGNLDQAVFPEHPNFGRLETNLFELVQHVVNHGTYHRGNITAMLRQLGYPGIMTDYVVYLYAMKTKR; this is encoded by the coding sequence ATGAAACATCAAACATTATCACTATATGATTATCACGTATGGGCAAATCAAAGAATTTTTGAGCACTTAAAAGAACTACCACAAGATATTTACCAAAAGGAGATTCAAAGTGTTTTTTCTTCCATCTCAGAGGTGTTGGCGCATATTTACACTGCTGATACCACGTGGTTGAGTGTTATGTCTGGCGACGGTTTTGATGAAATCACAAAACTAAGAAACCAACTGAGGGAGAAAACAAAAGGAAAAAGTATTGAGGAAATGGAGACGATGTTTTTTAACTTATCCGAGAGATTTAAAGCATTTTTCGATCGTCAAGGGAATCTAGATCAAGCAGTTTTCCCAGAACATCCTAATTTTGGTCGGTTGGAAACTAACCTTTTCGAATTGGTACAGCATGTTGTCAATCATGGAACGTATCATCGTGGGAATATAACAGCTATGTTGCGACAGTTAGGATATCCTGGTATTATGACTGATTATGTTGTTTATTTGTATGCAATGAAGACGAAAAGGTAG
- a CDS encoding IS6 family transposase, translating to MEKQNSFKWKHYQPDIIMLNVRWYLRYNLSFRDLVEMMEERGLSIAHTTIMRWVHQYGPELDERVRRHLKTINDSWRVDETYIKVKGQWMYLYRAVDSEGNTIDFYLSKTRDHRAAKRFFKKALRSFHVSKPRVITVDKNPAYPIAIEKLKKEKKMPVGIQIRQVKYLNNIVEQDHRFIKKRVRSMLGLKSFRTATSIISGIEAMHMIKKGQLVLQDKAVRNQMKFIYQLFGMVA from the coding sequence ATGGAAAAGCAAAATTCATTTAAGTGGAAACACTATCAACCTGATATCATTATGTTAAATGTAAGATGGTACCTACGGTATAACCTCAGCTTTCGTGATTTGGTTGAAATGATGGAAGAACGAGGACTTTCCATTGCTCATACAACAATTATGCGCTGGGTTCATCAATATGGCCCTGAATTAGATGAGCGAGTACGGCGTCACCTTAAGACAATTAATGATTCTTGGCGAGTGGATGAGACCTATATAAAAGTAAAAGGACAATGGATGTATTTGTATCGTGCCGTTGATTCAGAAGGAAATACAATTGATTTTTACCTAAGTAAAACAAGAGATCATAGGGCTGCAAAGCGCTTCTTCAAGAAAGCTTTGCGGTCTTTTCATGTTTCCAAGCCCCGTGTGATCACAGTAGACAAGAACCCAGCCTATCCTATAGCCATTGAAAAGTTAAAGAAAGAAAAAAAGATGCCTGTAGGCATCCAAATAAGGCAAGTCAAATATCTAAATAACATCGTGGAACAAGATCATCGTTTTATTAAAAAGCGAGTTCGTTCAATGTTAGGACTAAAATCTTTTCGCACAGCTACATCCATTATTTCTGGAATAGAAGCAATGCATATGATAAAAAAGGGGCAACTTGTTTTACAGGACAAGGCTGTCCGAAATCAAATGAAGTTCATCTATCAACTATTTGGAATGGTTGCCTAA
- a CDS encoding 3-oxoacyl-ACP reductase, whose translation MGKFSGQVVLVTGASRGIGAAIARAFGKEKAFVIVNYLQNEEAAEKVVSSCIELGGDGWAIQADVTSESDINRMVEQILMEVGKIDIVINNAFKSYKFDPEKRKMAWDLNWEDYQAQIDGAVRSAHYMCQAVLPIMKKQSQGSIVNIISNLVERTLVPYHEYNTAKTALMGYSRNLAAELGSFGIRVNCVAPGLVYPTDASKNTKEEVKEMIIAQTPLRRIATPEDIAGPVLFLASDWSQFMTGQTLFVDGGFVM comes from the coding sequence ATGGGGAAATTTTCAGGGCAAGTAGTACTTGTTACAGGAGCGAGCCGGGGAATAGGAGCTGCAATTGCTCGTGCATTTGGCAAGGAAAAAGCCTTTGTTATTGTAAATTACCTCCAAAATGAGGAGGCTGCCGAAAAAGTTGTATCATCTTGTATTGAACTCGGCGGTGATGGATGGGCTATTCAAGCAGATGTAACTTCCGAATCAGATATTAACCGAATGGTAGAGCAGATTTTAATGGAAGTAGGAAAAATTGATATTGTAATAAACAATGCCTTTAAATCATATAAATTTGATCCAGAAAAACGTAAAATGGCTTGGGATTTGAATTGGGAAGATTATCAAGCACAAATTGATGGAGCAGTACGCTCTGCGCACTATATGTGTCAAGCAGTTCTTCCTATTATGAAAAAACAAAGCCAAGGAAGTATCGTAAATATTATTAGTAATTTAGTTGAAAGAACACTTGTTCCTTATCATGAGTACAATACAGCTAAAACAGCTCTAATGGGCTATAGCCGTAATTTAGCAGCAGAGTTGGGGTCTTTTGGTATAAGAGTTAACTGCGTTGCTCCAGGGCTTGTATATCCTACAGATGCCAGTAAGAATACGAAGGAAGAAGTAAAGGAAATGATTATTGCCCAAACACCTCTTCGTAGAATTGCTACTCCTGAAGATATAGCTGGACCAGTATTATTCCTGGCTTCAGATTGGAGTCAATTTATGACAGGGCAAACTTTGTTTGTCGATGGAGGATTTGTAATGTAA
- a CDS encoding AbrB/MazE/SpoVT family DNA-binding domain-containing protein → MKGLSTLRKIDAVGCIVIPIELRKVLNIDKDDSVEILLEDDHIEIKKHKEYDKCIITGEVTPQNRRYANNVVLSPLGARILYNEIKDKQKPLNLKVKGFLGRIIFYCVYYLTNFVQKNPG, encoded by the coding sequence ATGAAGGGACTAAGTACGTTAAGAAAGATAGATGCAGTGGGGTGTATAGTGATTCCCATTGAACTAAGAAAGGTACTGAATATAGATAAAGATGATTCAGTAGAAATTTTATTAGAAGATGATCATATAGAAATAAAAAAACACAAAGAATACGATAAATGTATAATTACAGGTGAGGTCACCCCTCAAAATCGCAGATATGCAAATAATGTGGTCCTAAGTCCATTAGGTGCAAGAATTTTATATAATGAAATAAAAGACAAGCAAAAACCTTTGAATCTTAAAGTCAAAGGTTTTTTAGGTAGAATTATTTTTTATTGTGTATATTATCTAACCAATTTTGTACAGAAGAACCCAGGTTAG
- a CDS encoding DUF1540 domain-containing protein: MEQNILCEVNNCKYWHSGNKCTADEIYVVSHKGKQASDSEDTDCKTFIPEA, from the coding sequence TTGGAACAAAATATTCTTTGTGAAGTAAATAACTGTAAGTATTGGCATTCTGGCAACAAATGTACGGCAGATGAGATTTACGTTGTCAGCCATAAAGGCAAACAAGCATCAGATAGTGAAGATACAGATTGTAAAACGTTTATACCAGAAGCTTAA
- a CDS encoding HNH endonuclease, translated as MCFKLGCIFAPEPKYKCSLCQTSILTGEGLEIHHKNPKFHGGTNEYRNLTLVHTSCHILWHKTFPAKGEVPNGKQTKAFSKMLRKRKL; from the coding sequence ATTTGTTTCAAGCTAGGTTGTATTTTTGCACCAGAGCCGAAATATAAGTGTTCTTTATGTCAGACGTCAATTTTAACGGGTGAAGGATTAGAAATTCATCACAAAAACCCTAAGTTTCACGGCGGAACAAATGAGTATAGAAATTTAACATTGGTTCATACATCTTGCCATATTCTATGGCATAAAACATTTCCAGCAAAAGGGGAAGTCCCAAACGGTAAACAAACTAAAGCATTTTCTAAAATGCTAAGAAAAAGAAAACTGTAA
- a CDS encoding ABC transporter ATP-binding protein, producing the protein MSFLTINDVTYSYQGKNLVIDRVNWSIEKGEFHCLLGKSGCGKTTLLKLAAGLLQSNDGSIQLNGREVMKPSTECGFVFQSPTLLEWKTVIENVLLPISLLRKITEEDRKNATNLLDLVGLASYVNQYPMQLSGGQQSRVAIARALIQKPSMLFLDEPFAALDAITREELQDDLLKVCKLHNTTVLFITHDISEAVYLSDRLAVMAEGKIAYESAVDLPRPRIMKMKYESYFNEFCLNIRHVMGREQL; encoded by the coding sequence ATGAGTTTTTTAACAATCAACGATGTGACATATAGTTATCAAGGTAAAAATTTGGTTATTGATAGGGTGAACTGGAGTATTGAAAAAGGCGAGTTTCATTGTTTGCTGGGTAAAAGTGGTTGTGGGAAAACAACATTACTAAAGCTTGCTGCAGGCTTATTGCAGTCCAATGATGGGAGTATTCAATTAAATGGGAGAGAAGTTATGAAACCTTCCACGGAATGCGGATTTGTTTTTCAATCACCGACATTATTGGAATGGAAAACAGTGATAGAAAATGTGCTGCTTCCTATTTCTCTTCTACGAAAGATAACCGAAGAAGATCGAAAAAATGCAACAAATTTATTGGATCTTGTTGGATTAGCTTCCTATGTTAATCAATATCCTATGCAATTATCGGGAGGGCAACAGAGCCGTGTTGCTATTGCCAGAGCCCTTATTCAAAAGCCATCTATGTTGTTTCTAGATGAACCATTTGCAGCATTAGATGCAATTACAAGAGAAGAACTACAGGATGATCTTCTAAAGGTTTGTAAGTTGCATAACACAACTGTTCTTTTTATTACTCACGATATCTCAGAAGCTGTCTATTTGTCAGATCGATTAGCTGTCATGGCAGAGGGAAAGATTGCGTATGAATCGGCGGTTGATCTTCCGAGACCACGAATCATGAAAATGAAATATGAATCTTATTTTAATGAGTTTTGCCTAAACATACGTCATGTAATGGGTAGGGAACAATTATGA
- a CDS encoding YolD-like family protein, with the protein MNKQLEVHQPVLTEEQMEQINLTLIEALQTNKKVYLTHYKRGRCITETGFIQFVDSLGNLFIFIDEVFELKNKMRLSELIDVRFT; encoded by the coding sequence ATGAACAAACAACTGGAAGTCCATCAACCTGTTTTAACAGAAGAGCAAATGGAACAGATCAATCTAACACTGATTGAAGCATTACAGACAAATAAAAAGGTGTACCTTACACACTACAAACGGGGGCGATGTATAACCGAAACAGGATTCATCCAATTTGTTGATTCCCTGGGGAATTTGTTTATTTTTATCGATGAAGTATTTGAATTAAAGAACAAAATGAGGTTAAGTGAACTAATTGATGTTCGTTTTACATAA
- a CDS encoding SMI1/KNR4 family protein, whose amino-acid sequence MRDIWDDGYSQSKKLTEEMVNEAEKKLGVKLPKSYIELCKIQNGGNLKYCDYPTSVPTNWADDHVNVPEIYGIGKEGILSSDYYIEEWDLPKDIVLLCGEGHWWVAFDYRNTKDNPPIIYMDLEWGTDTLIFELAPNFETFVNDLFIYEDEE is encoded by the coding sequence ATGAGAGATATTTGGGATGATGGATACAGTCAATCAAAAAAATTAACAGAAGAAATGGTCAACGAAGCAGAAAAGAAGTTGGGTGTGAAGTTACCAAAATCCTATATTGAGTTATGTAAAATACAGAATGGGGGCAATTTAAAGTATTGTGACTACCCTACCTCTGTTCCAACAAATTGGGCAGACGATCATGTAAACGTTCCTGAAATTTATGGAATAGGAAAAGAAGGCATTTTATCCAGTGATTATTATATAGAAGAATGGGACTTACCTAAAGATATTGTTCTATTATGTGGAGAAGGACATTGGTGGGTTGCATTCGATTATCGGAATACAAAGGATAATCCTCCTATAATTTATATGGATCTAGAATGGGGAACAGACACACTTATTTTTGAATTAGCTCCTAACTTCGAAACATTTGTAAATGACTTATTTATTTATGAAGATGAAGAATGA
- a CDS encoding ABC transporter substrate-binding protein, which yields MRTKTLLTAIVLLCITVFSAACGTQEKASTTSEKKEIEKIRVANWSKPITEQTNLLVDEKKEFFKDKGLDVTILPGAGGGDAVKNILSGKADIAFADPGSLFFALDKGEKLRVIYNIYPQNVFNIVSLKEKNITKPEDLKGKTIGVYSLTSGTRQNLLVLLHEAGLTEKDVKIVETGISNFAPLMQGQVDATAATDTGLAAGKQKGLGAVNVMEVKDSLNVPSDVFVVTEKTYQEKKEEFKLFLAAYQDSAEWMIENPEGAASLAKKYAIDGTDVKQNLEIIKLRNTSSVSSLTDEKGLGSLDTTVLQKAADTYQKLGLIKNKLNMEEVVNQELLPKK from the coding sequence ATGAGAACAAAAACATTATTAACAGCAATTGTCTTATTATGTATTACAGTGTTTTCTGCAGCATGCGGGACACAAGAAAAAGCAAGTACGACATCAGAAAAAAAAGAAATAGAAAAAATTCGAGTTGCAAATTGGAGTAAGCCAATTACAGAACAAACAAATCTATTAGTGGATGAGAAAAAAGAATTTTTCAAAGATAAAGGATTAGATGTAACCATCCTTCCTGGTGCTGGAGGAGGAGATGCTGTGAAAAATATTCTTTCTGGAAAAGCTGATATTGCCTTTGCAGATCCTGGATCACTTTTCTTTGCATTAGATAAGGGAGAAAAGTTGAGAGTAATTTATAATATTTATCCGCAAAATGTATTCAATATCGTTTCACTAAAAGAAAAAAATATTACGAAACCCGAAGATTTAAAAGGAAAAACGATTGGTGTCTATAGTTTAACAAGTGGAACTCGTCAAAACCTGTTAGTACTTTTACACGAAGCTGGTCTTACTGAAAAAGATGTAAAAATTGTAGAGACAGGTATTTCAAACTTTGCTCCCTTAATGCAGGGGCAAGTAGACGCTACGGCAGCAACAGATACAGGATTAGCCGCGGGTAAACAAAAAGGTTTAGGTGCAGTGAATGTAATGGAAGTAAAAGACTCTTTAAATGTACCAAGTGATGTATTTGTGGTAACAGAAAAAACGTATCAAGAGAAGAAAGAAGAGTTTAAACTATTTTTAGCAGCTTATCAAGATAGTGCTGAGTGGATGATTGAAAATCCAGAAGGAGCAGCTTCTTTAGCGAAGAAGTATGCAATTGATGGAACCGATGTGAAACAAAATTTAGAGATTATTAAATTACGAAACACTTCCAGTGTTTCCTCCTTAACAGATGAAAAGGGATTAGGATCCCTTGATACAACCGTTCTGCAAAAAGCTGCTGACACATATCAAAAATTAGGATTAATTAAGAATAAATTGAATATGGAAGAGGTTGTAAACCAAGAACTTCTTCCTAAGAAGTAA
- the guaC gene encoding GMP reductase — MENVFDYEDIQLIPAKSVVNSRTECDTTITFGERKFKLPVVPANMQTIIDEKLSIYLAENGYFYVMHRFQPEKRMSFVKDMKERELFASISVGVKEEEYRFIQQLAEEKLSPEYITIDIAHGHSDAVIQMIQHIKKNLPHSFVIAGNVGTPEAVRDLERAGADATKVGIGPGKVCITKIKTGFGTGGWQLAALRWCAKAASKPIIADGGIRTHGDIAKSIRFGASMIMIGSLFAGHEESPGESVEKDGILYKEYFGSASEFQKGEKKNVEGKKMLVKHKGSMKNTLIEMEQDLQSSISYAGGNKLEAIRNVDYVIVKNSIFNGDKTY, encoded by the coding sequence ATGGAAAATGTGTTTGATTACGAAGATATTCAGCTAATTCCTGCTAAATCAGTAGTGAACAGCAGGACTGAGTGTGATACGACTATAACATTTGGGGAGCGTAAATTTAAGTTACCTGTCGTGCCCGCCAATATGCAAACAATTATAGATGAAAAACTGTCAATTTACTTAGCAGAAAACGGCTATTTTTATGTGATGCATCGTTTTCAGCCAGAGAAGCGAATGTCTTTTGTTAAAGATATGAAAGAACGTGAGTTATTTGCTTCTATTAGTGTAGGAGTTAAAGAAGAGGAATATAGATTTATCCAACAACTAGCAGAGGAAAAACTTTCACCTGAATACATTACGATTGATATTGCACATGGTCATTCAGATGCCGTCATACAGATGATTCAGCATATAAAAAAAAACTTGCCCCATAGTTTTGTTATTGCAGGAAATGTGGGAACTCCAGAAGCAGTAAGAGATCTAGAGCGTGCTGGTGCCGATGCAACAAAAGTAGGGATTGGGCCAGGAAAAGTATGTATTACAAAGATTAAAACTGGATTTGGAACAGGTGGTTGGCAATTAGCAGCTTTGCGTTGGTGTGCAAAGGCAGCAAGCAAGCCTATAATTGCAGACGGTGGTATTCGTACGCATGGTGATATTGCGAAATCAATCAGATTTGGTGCGTCCATGATAATGATTGGATCACTATTTGCTGGACATGAAGAGTCTCCAGGTGAATCAGTTGAGAAAGATGGAATTCTATATAAAGAATACTTTGGTTCTGCCTCTGAATTCCAAAAAGGTGAAAAGAAAAATGTAGAAGGTAAAAAGATGTTGGTAAAACATAAAGGGTCTATGAAAAATACTCTTATAGAAATGGAACAAGATCTTCAGTCTTCTATTTCTTATGCGGGAGGAAATAAGCTAGAAGCAATTCGTAATGTTGATTATGTTATTGTGAAAAATTCTATTTTTAACGGAGACAAGACATATTAA
- a CDS encoding ABC transporter permease yields MKKMPLYSFLLFIVLLIVWEMAAKNMSELILPAPSIIFSTLLEGIKSGYFMPHIMRTMAEVLLGLLFGGLFGFLAAILMGEIQIIRKLFFPYVIASQAVPKLALAPLFILWFGFGMTSKVVITALICFFPLLENTVTAIQYTDKQKQELFRMLGASRWKTLLHLKIPAGMPGIIAGLRVAVVLAIVGAVVGEFIGGSEGLGAVIVASQGMMDTPLMFASLILLTIIGMLLYQLVNVMEKKWIRRYTKEIKK; encoded by the coding sequence ATGAAGAAGATGCCGTTATATTCTTTTCTCTTATTTATTGTCTTGCTTATCGTGTGGGAAATGGCAGCAAAAAATATGTCAGAACTCATATTGCCTGCTCCCTCTATTATTTTTTCTACTCTTTTGGAGGGTATAAAGAGTGGATATTTCATGCCCCATATTATGCGGACTATGGCAGAGGTATTACTCGGCCTATTATTTGGAGGCTTATTTGGCTTTCTGGCTGCGATTCTTATGGGAGAAATTCAAATCATAAGGAAGCTTTTTTTTCCTTATGTTATTGCAAGTCAAGCTGTTCCAAAACTCGCTTTAGCTCCATTATTCATTCTCTGGTTCGGTTTTGGGATGACATCCAAAGTAGTAATTACAGCATTGATCTGTTTTTTTCCTTTGCTTGAGAATACGGTTACAGCTATCCAGTATACCGATAAACAGAAACAAGAATTGTTCCGTATGTTAGGAGCTAGCCGGTGGAAAACATTACTGCATTTAAAAATACCTGCTGGCATGCCAGGAATTATTGCGGGACTTCGTGTCGCTGTGGTATTAGCAATAGTAGGAGCTGTCGTCGGTGAATTTATTGGTGGTAGTGAAGGATTGGGAGCCGTAATTGTAGCCTCTCAGGGGATGATGGATACACCTTTAATGTTTGCGTCTTTAATTTTGCTAACTATCATAGGGATGCTTCTCTATCAACTCGTTAACGTAATGGAAAAGAAATGGATAAGACGATATACGAAGGAGATAAAAAAATGA
- a CDS encoding AbrB/MazE/SpoVT family DNA-binding domain-containing protein, translating into MKSKGIIRRVDELGRVALPIEIRRIFNIKEKAPVKIHMNENEDKIILKRNTHLLECMITGEISLQNRLYSGGIVLSTRGAEILFHALKNN; encoded by the coding sequence ATGAAATCAAAAGGTATTATACGAAGAGTAGATGAGTTAGGGCGTGTAGCTCTTCCAATCGAGATACGACGCATTTTTAATATTAAAGAGAAAGCTCCTGTAAAAATTCATATGAATGAAAATGAAGACAAGATTATTTTAAAGAGAAATACGCATTTGCTCGAATGTATGATAACAGGTGAAATCTCTCTACAAAACAGGTTATATTCAGGTGGAATAGTGTTAAGTACAAGAGGAGCAGAAATTTTATTTCATGCATTAAAAAATAACTAA